In Cololabis saira isolate AMF1-May2022 chromosome 10, fColSai1.1, whole genome shotgun sequence, a single window of DNA contains:
- the LOC133452611 gene encoding GRAM domain-containing protein 2B-like isoform X3, with the protein MSLRQQTIAEESLERSDGYMENHGYLKRDKTFHKLFPAIPETEYLKHMFTCSMQKELLYHGKLFVSEQHVCFYSSVLLKDTKVMIPVSSVSGIKKQNSTLSMLSIQTSNGEKYSFAHIRNRERCLKLLQSVCSNVQEQEGSPTSSPHLSSAENEGEHDMVSSHSSMDDSPDFSSIYLDNFPQMSREAPCSCSSTRQSSLTDDDRQAVSWIWRITEKATSLFFFREINTLNVLFYIYVMLLLLVLLTSGYIGLRITALEEQLNSLGALSDFSSHYKE; encoded by the exons GGGTACCTGAAACGTGACAAAACCTTCCATAAACTGTTCCCAGCGATTCCTGAAACAGAGTACCTGAAACACA TGTTCACATGTTCCATGCAGAAGGAGTTGCTCTATCATGGCAAGCTGTTTGTATCCGAGCAACATGTGTGTTTCTACTCGTCTGTGCTGCTCAAAGACACCAAG GTGATGATTCCCGTTTCCAGTGTGAGTGGGATCAAGAAACAAAACTCCACTCTTTCGATGCTTTCCATCCAAACCTCCAACGGAGAGAAG TATTCATTTGCACATATAAGAAACCGGGAGAGATGTCTCAAACTCCTGCAAAGTGTTTGCTCAAATGTACAG GAGCAGGAAGGGAGTCCAACCAGCagtcctcacctctcctctgcAGAGAATGAAGGCGAGCACGACATG GTGTCCAGTCATTCCAGCATGGATGACAGTCCAGATTTCAGCAGTATCTATCTTGACAACTTTCCTCAGATGTCCAGGGAAG cTCCCTGTAGTTGCAGTTCCACTCGTCAGTCCAGCTTAACAGATGACGACCGGCAAG CCGTGTCCTGGATCTGGAGGATCACTGAGAAAGCCACGTCACTTTTCTTCTTCCGTGAAATCAACACTCTTAATGTTCTCTTCTACATCTACGTGATGCT ACTGCTGTTGGTGCTGTTGACGTCAGGGTACATCGGGCTGAGGATCACAGCTCTGGAGGAACAGCTTAACTCTTTGGGAGCTCTGAGTGATTTCTCTTCGCATTACAAAGA GTAA
- the LOC133452612 gene encoding alpha/beta hydrolase domain-containing protein 17A-like — protein sequence MNGLSIRELCCLFCCPPCPSRIAAKLAFLPPEPTYALLPDPDLGSGSTTVSTSNSGAVPTSLGAPGLRSRLSTGSGGDRGGGGGGGGGGGGGGGGGGGGVGSSSSSSGSGSGSNSGAAGSSNTSSNANSSGSEGKWKLHLTERAEFQYSQRELDVTDVFLTRSSRGNRVGCMYIRCAPNARFTVLFSHGNAVDLGQMSSFYIGLGTRINCNIFSYDYSGYGVSTGKPSEKNLYADIDAAWHALRSRYGISPENIILYGQSIGTVPTVDLASRFECAAVVLHSPLTSGMRVAFPDTKKTYCFDAFPNIEKVSKIPSPVLIIHGTEDEVIDFSHGLALFERCPKAVEPLWVEGAGHNDIELYSQYLERLRRFINQDLAAQHA from the exons ATGAATGGTCTGTCAATAAGAGAACTATGCTGCCTGTTCTGCTGCCCCCCATGTCCCAGCCGCATTGCAGCCAAACTGGCTTTCCTCCCCCCAGAGCCCACTTATGCTTTACTCCCTGACCCAGATCTGGGTTCTGGCAGTACAACTGTGTCTACGTCCAACTCTGGTGCCGTTCCCACTTCTCTTGGAGCGCCTGGACTGCGCTCGCGACTGAGTACTGGTAGTGGAGGTGATAGGGGAGGcggaggaggcggaggaggaggaggaggtggtg gaggCGGTGGGGGTGGCGGCGGCGttggcagcagtagcagcagcagtggaAGCGGCAGCGGCAGCAACAGTGGTGCGGCTGGTAGCAGTAACACCAGCAGTAATGCGAATAGTAGCGGATCTGAAGGCAAGTGGAAGCTGCATCTAACGGAGAGAGCGGAGTTCCAGTATTCCCAGAGAGAGCTGGATGTGACGGATGTGTTCCTGACCAGGTCTAGCCGAGGGAACAGGGTTGGATGCATGTACATCCGCTGCGCCCCTAATGCCAG GTTCACAGTATTGTTTTCCCACGGTAATGCAGTAGACCTGGGCCAGATGAGCAGCTTCTACATTGGTTTAGGCACACGCATCAACTGCAACATCTTCTCCTATGATTACTCGGGCTACGGCGTTAGTACTGGCAAACCCTCTGAGAAGAACCTTTATGCTGACATTGATGCGGCCTGGCATGCTCTACGTTCCCG gtaTGGCATCAGCCCTGAGAACATCATCTTGTATGGACAGAGCATTGGCACGGTTCCCACAGTGGACCTGGCGTCACGGTTTGAGTGTGCTGCTGTGGTCCTTCACTCTCCTCTCACCTCCGGCATGAGGGTGGCCTTCCCAGACACTAAGAAAACGTACTGTTTTGATGCCTTCCCAAA TATCGAGAAGGTGTCAAAGATCCCATCTCCAGTGCTCATCATTCACGGTACAGAAGACGAGGTGATCGACTTCTCCCACGGCCTCGCCCTGTTTGAGCGCTGCCCCAAGGCCGTGGAGCCCCTCTGGGTGGAGGGAGCCGGTCACAACGACATAGAGCTTTACAGTCAGTACTTGGAAAGGCTACGGCGCTTCATCAACCAGGACCTTGCTGCACAGCATGCCTGA